The Kluyveromyces lactis strain NRRL Y-1140 chromosome D complete sequence genome has a window encoding:
- the PCP1 gene encoding rhomboid protease PCP1 (similar to uniprot|P53259 Saccharomyces cerevisiae YGR101W PCP1 Mitochondrial serine protease required for the processing of various mitochondrial proteins and maintenance of mitochondrial DNA and morphology belongs to the rhomboid-GlpG superfamily of intramembrane peptidases), with protein MSGIMNKFARNCGKQFFLSNAIHLQAPKIAAPLSLLTPLKSSLFMLGKGTSNFNALFKPRSRFFTTTSNAKINLRDMFNGSQSRYTRLNRFQQYNRGSGNSSELIKLTLYGVLFMGGTLMLAPYLFQIPPFSYFKRHPTHLPYAIIGINLAVFGLWQLPRFWGPLQRYALLQKDHIYSKWSLLGSAFSHQEFWHLGMNMICLFSFGTSLVTMLGPGNFTSLYLNSAIAGSLFSLWYPRFAKIAMMGPSLGASGALFGLFGCFSYLIPNAKMMFFIFPVPFGAWFTFLGLVTWNVVGCALRWGSFDYAAHLGGSAMGVLYGWLVAKSIQKQREKRLSLGVFPRF; from the coding sequence ATGAGTGGTATTATGAACAAGTTTGCTCGGAATTGTGGCAAACAGTTCTTTCTCAGCAATGCAATTCATCTGCAAGCTCCTAAGATAGCAGCTCCGCTTTCGCTGCTGACACCTTTAAAATCGTCATTATTTATGCTCGGAAAGGGAACCAGTAATTTTAATGCCCTTTTCAAGCCACGCTCCCGATTCTTTACTACCACTTCTAATGCAAAGATTAATCTTAGGGATATGTTCAATGGATCGCAAAGCCGATACACCAGGCTTAACAGATTTCAACAGTATAATAGAGGTTCAGGTAACTCCAGCGAATTGATCAAACTTACTTTATATGGTGTACTCTTCATGGGTGGTACTTTGATGTTGGCTCCATACCTTTTCCAGATCCCTCCATTCTCATATTTCAAGAGACACCCGACCCATTTACCATACGCCATCATTGGTATTAATCTGGCCGTCTTTGGGTTATGGCAATTGCCAAGGTTTTGGGGACCACTACAAAGATATGCGCTTTTGCAAAAAGATCACATTTATTCCAAATGGTCTTTACTAGGTAGTGCATTCTCTCATCAGGAATTTTGGCATTTAGGTATGAACATGATATGTTTGTTCTCCTTCGGTACCAGTTTAGTCACGATGTTGGGACCTGGAAATTTCACCAGTCTCTATCTTAACAGTGCTATTGCTGGTTCCCTTTTCTCTCTATGGTACCCCAGGTTTGCTAAAATTGCTATGATGGGTCCTAGTTTGGGAGCATCCGGAGCTCTTTTCGGATTATTCGGTTGTTTCTCGTACTTGATTCCAAACGCTAAGATGatgttcttcatctttccGGTGCCATTCGGTGCATGGTTCACATTCCTTGGATTAGTGACATGGAACGTCGTAGGATGCGCATTGAGATGGGGGTCATTCGATTATGCAGCACATTTAGGTGGTTCTGCGATGGGTGTATTGTACGGATGGCTAGTTGCGAAGTCTATCCAGAAAcaaagagagaaaaggTTATCCCTTGGAGTATTCCCAAGATTCTGA
- the GTF1 gene encoding glutamyl-tRNA(Gln) amidotransferase subunit F (similar to uniprot|P53260 Saccharomyces cerevisiae YGR102C Hypothetical ORF), with translation MLLALRRKAIHGIRFSSGKCGQNLSGSTIGPKFTSDKEVEEFLSKSTWDVREYVPSSVDEKLIPSEETVVRLLKISGLPIKNIDQIQIRLANQLSFINRLHNLPVDENINPNHARIIERNPTPLDYEGLIKGIASQQKSDSLGEISGSWDPTKTAAVKRDGFFILREGLLKGRD, from the coding sequence ATGCTTCTTGCTTTAAGAAGAAAAGCAATCCACGGCATTCGTTTCTCCAGTGGTAAATGTGGTCAGAATTTGAGTGGCTCCACGATAGGACCGAAATTTACCAGCGATAAAGAGgttgaagaatttttgaGTAAGAGTACATGGGATGTACGAGAATATGTTCCCTCATCGGTAGATGAGAAATTGATTCCATCAGAAGAAACTGTGGTGAGATTGTTAAAGATTTCCGGACTTCCAATAAAGAATATAGACCAGATTCAAATCAGGCTTGCGAACCAACTTTCGTTCATCAACCGTTTGCATAATCTTCCTGTTGACGAAAATATAAATCCAAACCATGCAAGAATTATAGAAAGGAATCCAACTCCGTTGGATTACGAGGGATTAATCAAAGGGATTGCAAGCCAGCAGAAATCGGACTCATTGGGCGAAATAAGCGGATCATGGGATCCTACCAAAACCGCTGCAGTGAAAAGAGATGGGTTTTTCATCTTAAGGGAAGGCCTACTTAAGGGAAGAGATTGA
- the NOP7 gene encoding mRNA-binding ribosome synthesis protein NOP7 (similar to uniprot|P53261 Saccharomyces cerevisiae YGR103W NOP7 Nucleolar protein involved in rRNA processing and 60S ribosomal subunit biogenesis constituent of several different pre-ribosomal particles) has protein sequence MRIKKRNTRGNARNFITRSQAVRKLQISLADFRRLCIFKGIYPREPRNKKKANKGSTAPTTFYYYKDIQYLMHEPVLAKFREHKTFAKKLTKALGRGEVSAAKRLEENRPNYQLDNIIKERYPSFADALRDVDDALNMLFLFANLPATDQVSSRITQSAQQMCDQWSAYIAKERCVRKVFVSIKGVYYQASVKGEDVRWLVPYKFPENIPSDVDFRIMLTFLEFYSTLLHFVLFKLYTDAGLVYPPKLDIKKNKLIGGLSAYILESNDEKSSLAVKPKELSENVEVQELGANTLKTALKADSNEHDEEEQDQDQEQNVEDVELDKFEDTNKNQGDQLEQPSKFDSPVATLFSEFVFYVGREVPLDIVEFLILSCGGSAVSEATLDQLTDKQDIDLSKVTHQIVDRPVLKNKVANRTYVQPQWIFDSINKCELVPANLYLPGEPLPPHLSPWGDSTGYDPTAENDEDVEGSDAEEIDESADEDAESEEVEEDDTAAVALNEDDEDDEDELRQQKELELEAQGISYSEAKDVIDSESSDKKKKKKRKATEEEEEKDLKLIMMSNKQRKLYKKMKYSNEKKDEKIEQLKQKKKQIAKTKAKLAKLDKK, from the coding sequence atgAGAATTAAGAAGAGAAATACCAGAGGTAATGCTAGAAACTTCATTACCAGGTCTCAGGCCGTTCGTAAACTACAGATCTCTTTAGCTGATTTTAGAAGATTGTGTATCTTCAAGGGTATTTACCCCAGAGAACCTAGGAATAAGAAGAAGGCTAATAAAGGATCTACGGCTCCTACCACTTTCTATTATTATAAGGATATTCAGTATTTGATGCATGAGCCTGTATTGGCCAAGTTCAGAGAACATAAGACTTTTGCTAAAAAGTTGACTAAGGCTCTAGGGAGAGGAGAAGTGTCAGCAGCTAAGAGATTGGAAGAGAACAGACCTAACTATCAATTAGATAATATCATCAAGGAACGTTATCCATCTTTTGCTGATGCCTTGAGAGATGTGGACGATGCCTTGAACATGTTGTTCTTGTTCGCCAACTTGCCAGCTACCGATCAAGTGTCTTCTAGAATCACACAAAGTGCACAGCAAATGTGTGATCAATGGTCTGCATACATTGCCAAGGAAAGATGCGTACGTAAGGTATTTGTTTCCATCAAGGGTGTTTATTACCAAGCCAGTGTAAAAGGTGAAGATGTCAGATGGTTGGTACCATACAAGTTCCCTGAAAATATTCCAAGCGATGTCGATTTCAGGATCATGTTAACTTTCTTGGAGTTTTACTCTACTTTGTTGCATTTCGTTTTGTTCAAGTTGTACACAGATGCCGGTTTGGTATATCCTCCGAAGTTGGATATTAAGAAGAACAAGCTGATCGGGGGATTAAGTGCATACATCTTGGAATCTAATGATGAGAAGAGTTCGTTGGCTGTGAAACCAAAGGAGCTATCGGAAAACGTTGAAGTTCAGGAATTGGGAGCTAATACCTTAAAGACCGCTTTGAAGGCAGACTCTAATGAACATGACGAAGAGGAACAAGACCAAGaccaagaacaaaatgTGGAAGACGttgaattggataaatttgaagatactAATAAGAACCAAGGTGACCAGTTAGAACAACCTTCTAAATTCGATTCTCCTGTTGCTACTTTGTTCTCGGAATTTGTATTTTACGTTGGCAGAGAAGTTCCATTGGATATCGTAGaatttttgattctatCATGCGGTGGTTCTGCCGTCAGCGAAGCTACATTGGATCAACTCACTGATAAACAAGACATAGATTTATCCAAGGTCACACATCAAATTGTCGATAGACCTGTATTAAAGAACAAGGTCGCCAATAGAACATACGTTCAACCTCAATGGATTTTTGATTCTATCAATAAATGTGAATTGGTTCCAGCAAACTTATACTTACCAGGTGAACCACTCCCACCTCATTTGTCACCATGGGGTGATTCTACGGGCTACGATCCAACCGCTGAAAATGACGAAGATGTCGAGGGAAGCGATGCTGAAGAAATCGACGAAAGTGCAGACGAGGATGcagaaagtgaagaagtcgaagaagatgatactGCAGCTGTTGCCttgaatgaagatgacgaagatgacgaagatgagCTAAGGCAACAAAAGGAATTGGAGTTAGAAGCTCAAGGTATCTCGTACTCTGAGGCTAAGGATGTCATTGACAGTGAAAGTTCtgataagaagaagaagaagaagagaaaggccactgaagaagaggaagaaaaggatttgaaattgatcatgATGAGTAACAAGCAGCGTAAGTTGtacaagaagatgaagtaCTCCAACGAGAAGAAAGACGAAAAGATTGAACAactaaaacaaaagaagaagcaaatCGCAAAGACCAAAGCTAAGCTGGCAAAACTTGACAAGAAATAA
- the SRB5 gene encoding Srb5p (similar to uniprot|P32585 Saccharomyces cerevisiae YGR104C SRB5 subunit of RNA polymerase II holoenzyme/mediator complex): MVQQLALFSAIEDESYPLSVETLTILSSNRPRLFANFNKIYKPNPSLQIEKVNAKNQLVEQTRVKLSTAVPLSKLGNGAELNYHFMEKLSNDDIESFNVKSYIQDIDSNNKTNWAFQISDIPAAGNNRKLSSQTIHESVIQSSSGSVSSFIDELGYVNDFQYINVGVKFQFLSGVVMEIYKVWQVVQKDQEVSMKLITKDGFMIKAMYNVNKSTDIESLNNGSQLLLKLKTDLRDYIELDIPDRKCMDTRLNHLD, translated from the coding sequence ATGGTACAGCAACTAGCATTATTTTCCgcaattgaagatgaatcTTACCCGTTAAGTGTCGAGACGTTAACAATATTATCCAGTAATAGACCGAGACTCTTTgccaatttcaacaagatTTACAAGCCAAATCCCTCTCTACAAATCGAAAAAGTTAATGCTAAAAACCAATTGGTGGAACAAACTAGAGTTAAACTAAGTACAGCGGTCCCGCTGTCAAAGTTAGGTAATGGTGCGGAGTTAAACTACCATTTCATGGAAAAGTTGAGTAACGATGACATCGAATCCTTCAATGTGAAAAGTTATATTCAGGATATCGATAGTAACAACAAGACCAATTGGGCCTTCCAAATATCAGATATACCTGCTGCAGGAAACAACAGAAAACTTTCGAGTCAGACTATCCATGAATCAGTGATACAGAGCAGTAGTGGATCAGTATCTTCATTTATCGATGAATTGGGATACGTAAATGACTTCCAGTATATCAACGTCGGCGTCAAGTTCCAGTTCCTAAGTGGCGTGGTAATGGAAATCTATAAAGTATGGCAAGTTGTACAGAAGGATCAAGAGGtatcaatgaaattaatCACAAAAGATGGGTTTATGATCAAGGCAATGTATAATGTGAATAAAAGCACAGATATCGAGTCCCTTAATAATGGTAGCcaacttcttttgaaattaaagacCGATTTACGAGATTATATCGAGTTGGATATTCCTGATAGGAAATGCATGGATACCAGGTTAAACCACTTGgattaa